The window CATGAAACGGATGCTGATTAATGCCACGCAGGCCGAAGAACGCCGGCTGGCCATCGTCGACGGGCAGAAACTGCTCGACTACGAGATCGAGATCGAAGGGCGCGAACAGCGCAAGGGCAACATCTACAAGGCGGTCGTGACCCGCGTCGAGCCATCGCTCGAAGCCTGTTTCGTCGACTACGGCGAAGACCGCCACGGCTTCCTGCCGTTCAAGGAAATCTCCAAGCAATACTTCACGCAGGGCGTGCCGGTCAACCAGGCCCGCATCAGCGACGTGATCCGCGAAGGCCAGGAGCTGCTGGTCCAGGTCGAGAAGGAAGAACGCGGCAACAAGGGCGCGGCCCTCACCACCTTCGTGTCGCTCGCCGGCCGCTACGTGGTGCTGATGCCGAACAACCCGCGCGGCGGCGGCGTGTCGCGCCGCATCGAAGGCGACGACCGGGCCGAGCTCAAGGAAGCGATGGACCAGCTCGAATACCCGAACGGGATGAGCATCATCGCGCGCACCGCCGGCATCGGCCGCAGCGCGCCCGAACTCCAGTGGGACCTGAACTACCTGCTCAAGCTGTGGAGCGCCATCGACGGTGCCGGCAAGGGCGGCAAGGGCGCTTTCCTGATCTACCAGGAATCGAGCCTGGTGATCCGCGCCATCCGCGACTACTTCAACCACGACATCGGCGACATCCTGATCGACACCGACGACGTGTACGAGCAGGCCCAGCAGTTCATGGCCCACGTCATGCCCGAGCACGCCGCCCGTGTGAAGCGCTACCGCGACGACGCGCCGCTGTTCAGCCGCTTCCAGATCGAGCACCAGATCGAGTCGGCCTACGCGCGCACCGTGCAGCTGCCTTCGGGTGGCGCCATCGTGATCGACCACACCGAAGCCCTGGTGTCGGTGGACGTGAACTCCGCCCGGTCCATCCGCGGCGGCGACATCGAGGAAACCGCCACCCGCACCAACCTGGAGGCCGCCGAGGAAGTGGCCCGCCAGATGCGCCTGCGCGACCTGGGCGGCCTGATCGTCATCGACTTCATCGACATGGAAGAGTCGCGCAACCGCCGCGACGTGGAAAACCGCCTGCGCGACGCGCTGCGCCAGGACCGCGCCCGCGTGCAGTTCGGCACCATCAGCAAGTTCGGCCTCATGGAAATGAGCCGGCAACGGCTTCGGCCTGCGTTGTCGGAAGGCGCCTCGATCCCTTGCCCGCGTTGCGGCGGCTCCGGCCACATCCGCGACACGGAAAGCTCCGCGCTGCAGATCCTGCGCATCATCCAGGAGGAATCGCTGAAGGACAACACGGCCTCCGTGCTGTGCCAGGTGCCGGTCGACGTGGCCTCGTTCCTGCTCAACGAGAAGCGCACCGAGATCGCCAAGATCGAGCTCAAGCAGCGCATCAATGTGCTGATGGTGCCCAACAAGACGCTGGAGACGCCGAACTACAAGCTCGAACGCCTGAAGCACGACGATCCACGCCTGGACCACATCGAGGCCAGCTACAAGATGGCCGACGAGATCGACGACGCCACCTCGGTGACGCGCCGCTCGCAGGAGCCGACCAACAAGCAGACGCCGGTGATCAAGGGCGTGTTGCCCGACGCACCCGCGCCGGTGGCCGTGCCCAAGCCCGTGGCGGAAGTGGCCGCGCCGGCACCTGCGCCGGTGGTCGCCCCACCCGCGCCAGCGCCTGCGGAAACCGGCTTCTTCGGCTGGATCAAGGGTCTGTTCGGCGTGAAGCCGGCACCGGCGCCGGCCCCTGTGGTCGCGGCACCGCCCGCACCGGCGGCGAAGACCGAAGAAAAACGCGAAGGCCGTGATGGCCGCGGCAACCGCGAAGGCGGCCGTGAAGGGGGCGCTGGCCGTAGCCGTGGTGGCCGAGGTGGCCGCGAGGAAGTCGAAGGCCGCGGCGGTCGCGGTGGACGCGGTGGCGCGCCGCGCGACGGCGAAAGCCGTGAACTGCGCGAACCGCGTGAACCACGCGAGCCCCGTGAAGGCCAGGAACGCGGCGCCGCACGCAACGGCGCCGAGCGCCCGCCGCGCGGCGATCGTCCGGAACGCGGCGAACGTGGTGAACGCAACGAACGCCCCGCACCAGTCGCCGGTGAAGAAGGCCAGACCGGCCGCGGTGGCCGCGGACGCGGTGAACGCCGCCCACGCCAGGACGCGGAAACCGCGAACCTCGCACCCGAAGCGCTGGCCCAGGGGCAGGCAGGCCAGGATGCGGCGGCCGCATCGGTCGAAGGCGCCAGCCAGGAAGCACGTCCTGAACGCGCGCCACGCCAGCCTGGCGAACGTGGTGAACGTCCCGAAGGCCGTGAACGCGGCGAGCGTGGCGGAAGAGGCGGTCGCGGCAGCCGTGGCGAACGTGGTCCGCGCGAAGAGGGGCAGCCCGGCCGCGAGCGCAACGAAGCCCGCACCGACGGTGGCCAGGAACTGTCGGCCGAGGCACCAGCCGCCGCCGAACGCGTGGACGCCGAACCGGCCGCACGTCCGGAGCGTCCGTCCTACTTCGCGGTGGCCGCGGCATCGACCGCAGCAGCCCCCTCGGCCCAGCCCGAGGCGGCCGTGAATGCCGCCGACGGCGGTGAGCGCGTCGAAACGGCGGAAGGCGCCGAGCCGCAACGCCGCGAGAAACGCTCGCGTGACCGTTACGGCCGCGACCGCAAGGACCGCGCACCGCGTGAAGGCGCCGATGCCGAGGGCGCCAGTGCGCCTGCGGCCTTCGTGCCGAACGAGGTGGCGCTGGCGGCCGAACCGGCTGCGCCCGTCGCTGCGCCGGCACCGGTCCAGGCCGCACCCGTGGCCGCTTCCGCACCTGCACCCGCACCCGTTGCGGCACCGGTGGCGACGCCGGCGCCGGCTGTTGCCGCGTCGTCGCTGCCCAAGGCCCAGGCCTTCGTGCTGCCGCTGGTCGAACTCGCCGAAGTGGCGCAAAGCTCCGGCCTGCAATGGGTTGGCACCGATGCCGAACGCGCCGCCGCCGTCCAGGCCGCGATTGCTGCCGAGCCCAAGCCGGTCCACGTCCCGCGCGAACGCCCACCGGCGATCGTGGTGCAGAACGAGCCGCTGGTGATGGTCGAGACCAAGCGCAACCTGAGCGACATGCAACTGCCGTTCTGAGCACCGCGCTGAAATGAAAAATGGACCTTCGGGTCCATTTTTTTTGGGGGATCCTCAGTGTCCAACTCGTAAGGCTTCGACAAGCTCAGCCCGAACGGGGAACGGGGAACGGGGAACGGGCCGACTGCTTTGCAGCGCTGTCTATTGGAGCAATCCAATCTTCTTCCCGTTCGCCCTGAGCTTGTCGAAGGGCCTGGTCATGCACACCAGAGGCCTTGTCGAAACCTCAGACCGTCGCAGCCCGCTTGTAGGCCTCGCGCGCCGCCGCCTCATCCTCGCGTTGTTCGGCCAGTGTCGCCAGCGCACGCCAGGCGCTGCGCTGCAGCCCCGTGTCCTGCAGGTTCTGCACCGACTGCGTGAGCAACTGCTGGGCTTTGCCCCAGAGCTGGTGGCGCAGGCACGCCATGCCGGCCAGGTACTGCAAATTGGCATCGCGGCCATGGCGTTGCTGGGCGGCTTCGATGCGGTGCAGCCAGGGCAGGTCGATCGGGTCCTCGGAGGCAGCGAAACCGGCTTCCAGCGCGCGAATCAGCTTGATCGACTGGCTCTCGCTCCAGGCTTCCGGCTGGGCCATGCGCCGCTCCCAGATCGGCAGCAGCCACTGGCGCGCCTGGGCGACGTCGCCTTGCAGCGCGGCCAGGCGCTGCGCGGCGTGGATTGCGACCTCCGGCATCTGGCGCTCGGCGCTGTCGAGCTGGCCCCAGGCTCGCTGCAGTTGCGCGGGGTCATGCGCGTCGTTGATGAGCTCCATTGCCAGGTTGCGCAGCAGGCTCTGGGCGCCGTCCTGCGAGAACGCGCGGTGCTTGGCCAGCAGGCGCGCGGTTTCCAGGGCATTCATGGTCTGGCGCGCCAGCCGGGCGGCCTTGAGCCGGGCACGCAGTGCCAGCGTGCGCCGGGCCGCGCCCTGGGGCAGGGCGTCGAGCCACTGCAGCGCGGCATGGGCATCGCGGTCGCTGAGGGCCCAGCGCGCGGCACGCAACTGCACGCCTTCGCGGGTTTCCTGGGCGTCGCGCTGGGCGGTGTTGTCGATGGCCAGCAGCAAATGCTCGTCGCGCGTCGCGCGGTCCTGCAGCGCCTGGGCGCTTTCGGCGGTGACCAGGTGCGACATGGCGCGCAGCTTGTCGGCATGGGCCAGATGGTGGCCGCTGGCGGTCAGGGCCTGTTCCTGGCCGAGCGCGGCCTCGGCGGCCTTGCGCGCGCGCAGGAAACGGCCTGCCAGCAGGTGCGACAGTGCGTCCAGCAGCGAGGCGTGCATGGCGCGCTCGCGCTGCTGCACGCGCCAGCGCCGGGCCTGCTGCGGCATGGAGAACAGCGCAGCCAGGGCGCGCAGCGCCAGGTGCAGCACGACGAAGCTGCCGACCAGCAGCAGCAACACGAGGTTCAGCGACAGGTCAACGCGGTAGGGCGGCCAGAACAGCGTCACCGTGCCCTGGTTGTCGCCGGCAAAAAGCGCCACGGCAACCGCCGCGGCGAACAGGGCCAGTAGCCAGGCAATCGCTCTCATGCTTTAACGGCCAGCAGCGGCGGTGGCCAACGCGGCGAGCGTTTCGTCGACCTGCGGCAATTCGACGGCCTTCATCTGCGCCTGCACCTGGGACAGCAGGCCGGAGGTGGCCTGGGTCTTGCGCGCGGCCGGGTCGAAGTATTTGTTGAGCATGGCGTTGGCCGCGGCCAGGTCGGAGCGGGCCGATTCCATCTGCCGCGCCAGCAGGCCGAGCCGGGCGTTGAGCAGCTTGAGCTTGAGGTTTTCGCGCAGGAAGAAGGTCTGCTCGGGTGACAGCAACGCGGCCTCGGGGCGGTCGATGCGGCTCACGCGCAGCAGCTTGCGGGCTTCCTGGTAGACCACGTCGAGCGCGCGGTGCCACCACACCGCGGGCACGGGCGGCGGGGCGGGCACGGTGCCGTTGCCGCCGGGGCCGAGCGGCAGGAAGGCGTTGAGCGTGGGCAGGTCGTCGACCTGGCGCACCAGGTCGTCGAGCTTGACCAGCAAGCCGGGGGTGTCGGTGACGCTGGCGGCCTTGATGCGGTCCGTGTCGTGAGCGATGGCCCGCTGCAGCGGTGCCAGGCGCGGGTTGGCGGCACGCACGATGCGGTCATCGGCGGTCTTGAGCGCGGCCAGCAGCGGCTCGACGCTGCCGGTGAGCTGCGCCTGCTGCTGTGCCAGCCGCAGCGCGGATTCGAGGTCGACCACCAGGTTCTCGTCGCGCGAGCGCGACAGGCTTTGCATCAGCTCCTCGAGCTGGCCGCGCTGCAGGGTGGCTTCGCTGAGGCGGGCGTCGGAGACGGCCTGGCGCGCGGCGGTATCGCGCGCGAGGTCTTGCGCCTGGCGCGCCATGGTGCGCGCCTCGACGGCCTGCGCACCCGCGTCGGCGCTTTGCCGGGCGAGGTGTTCCTGGATGGTGGCGAGTTTCTGCCAGAGCAATGCGTTGCCCGCGAGGGACAAGACCGCGATCAGGCCCACGCCCCAGACCAGTCCCCGGCCGCCCGACGACGAGGCCGCCTTGCGCGCAGCGGGTGCATCCGCTGTGCTGCCGATGGGCTGGGTGGCCGGCGCGGAGGCGGCCGCAGCGGGCGCGGCGGCAGGCTCGATGGGGAACTCAGCATTCATGCGAGCGATTCTATAGAGGCCACCACGTCGTCCAGGGTCGGCCGTGACTCGCAAACAACACCGAAGCCGGCCTCGTACGCCGCCTGTGCGATGCGTGGATGCGTGGCCACGGCGCGTGCGCCGGCCAGGGTGTCGGCGGGCATGCGCTGCGCCAGGTGGCCGATGGCCTCCGAGCTGCTGAGCAGCCAGACCGAACCATCGCGAGCGGCCTGCCGGGCCCTCTGCGCCTGCGCCGGCGTCCACTGCGGTGGATGGCGTTCGTAGGCCACGACGAAGTCCACCTGCGCGCCGGCCGCGTCGAGTTGCCGCGCGAACCAGTTGCGGCCCGCGCTTTCGCCGCCGGGTGCGCCGCCGCGCACGATCAGCACGCGGCTGCCCGCCACCACCTGGGGGCCGACGATCTGCCACAGCGCTTCCGAATCGAACTGCCCGGCCGAGGCGGCCGGTGCGTCGATCAACGCGGGATCAACGCCGGCCTGGTGCAGCGCCGCGAGTGTGCCCGGGCCGGTAGCCCATGCTCTTGTATCGATAGCTGCTGGCGCTGGATTGATCCCGGCCACAGCCCGGTTGGAGGCATAAAAATGCTGGACCGCGTTGCCGCTGACGAACATGGCAGCCTGGTAACTGGCGAGCTGTCGCCAGGCCGTGTGCACCGGGTGGGGGTCGGTGGCCGGCCGGATGTCGATCAGCGGCAGCGCCTCGGCCCCGATGCCGCGCGCCTGCAACTCGGCCACCCAGCGTTCGGCGTCGTGTTGCGGCCGGGTGACGATCACGCGCACGGGCATGTCGCGTCGGGGGGCTTCAGTGCGCGCCGCCTGCGCGCAGCCGGGCCACGACCTCCTGGCCGAGCGCATCCGCATCCGCCACGTTGGTGACGGTGGCGCGCCCCGTGGCCATCACCAACGGGCCCGGGCCTTCGGTGGCGCCCCAGGCCGCATCGAGCTGCAGCGCGGTGCCGTCCCATTGCGCGAACGCCGCCAGCGGCATCGAGCAGCTGCCGCCCATGCCGCGGCTCACGGCGCGTTCGGCCGTCACGGCCTGCCAGGTCGGCGCGTGGGCCAGGGGCGCGAGCGCCTCGATCAGGTCCTGCCGGTCGGCGCGCACCTCGATGCCGAGGGCGCCCTGGCCGGCGGCCGGCCGCATGGCCACCGGATCGAAGACGGCGCGGATGCGTTCGGCCAGTCCCAGGCGGATCAGCCCGGCGGCGGCGAGCACGATGCCGTCGTACTGGCCTTCGTCGAGTTTGCGCAGCCGCGTGTCGAGGTTGCCGCGCAGCGGTTCGATGCGCAGGTCGGGCCGCAGCGCGCGCAGCAGCACGGTGCGGCGCAGGCTCGAGGTGCCGATCACGCCGCCGTCGGGAACGGCCGCGAGCGTCGCATACCGGTTGGAGACGAAGGCGTCGCGCGGGTCTTCGCGCTCCATCACGCAGGCCAGCACGAAACCTTCGGGCAGGTCCATCGGCACATCCTTCAGCGAATGCACGGCGATGTCGGCGCGGCCTTCCTCCAGCGCGACTTCGAGCTCCTTCACGAACAGGCCCTTGCCGCCGACCTTGCTCAGCGAGCGGTCCAGGATCTGGTCGCCGCGCGTGGTCATGCCCAGCAGTTCGACCTGGTGGCCCAGCTTGGCGAGCAGGGATCGCACGTGTTCGGCCTGCCACAGGGCCAACCGGCTTTCGCGGGTGGCGATGACGATGCGCAGAGAGGGGGATGAACTCAAACCGGTAACCTGTTGGTAATCAAAAGGCCCTGAAAAGGGGATGGTCAATGCTAGCATGCGGTCTGCCTTCCACCTGCTTGGCCGCCGGTGCGCCGGACGGCGCCGCAGCAGGTCCACCCCAGCCCTTCAGCCTTCCCAGGAAGCTTCCCGCATGACCACGGCAGACCAGGACAGCGGCGCCAAGCGCGCGCCCAATTCTCCCTCCGGCACTTCCACCAACGCCAATGCCGCCTCGCCGGCCCGGCCCGGCGCCCGCGCCAAGGACAACGAGCGCCCGCTGGTCGAAGACATCCGCCTGCTCGGCCGCATTCTCGGCGACGTGATCCGCGAGCAGGAAGGCGTGGCCGCGTTCGAGTTGATCGAGCAGGTGCGCAAGCTGTCGGTGGCGTTCCGCCGGGACGCGGATGCCGAGGCCGACAAGGCCTTGAAGAAGCTGCTCAAGGGCCTGTCGGGCGACCAGACGGTGAGCGTGATCCGCGCCTTCACCTATTTCAGCCACCTGGCCAACCTGGCGGAGGATCGGCATCACATCCGCCGCCGTGCGGTCCACGAACGCGCCGGCGACACGCAGGAAGGCAGCATCGAGGTGGCGCTGGCGCGGCTGCGTTGGGCCGGCATCTCGCCCAAGACGATCGCCCAGACGCTGGCCCACAGCTATGTGGCGCCGGTGCTCACCGCGCACCCGACCGAGGTGCAGCGCAAGAGCATCCTCGATGCCGAACGCGACATCGCCCAACTGCTGGTGACGCGCGACGAGATCAAGACCCGCGCCGCGCTCTCCGGTGGCGGCAAGGACGCCGTCACGCCGCGCGAACTGGCGGCCAACGAGGCGCAACTGCGGGCGCGCGTGATGCAGCTCTGGCAGACCCGACTCCTGCGCATGTCCAAGCTCACCGTGATCGACGAAATCGAAAACGCGCTGAGCTACTACGAATCCACCTTCCTGCGCGAGATTCCCAGGCTGTATGCCGACCTCGAGCGCGAGCTGGGCAACCAGCCGGTGCACAGCTTCCTGCGCATGGGCCAGTGGATCGGCGGCGACCGCGACGGCAACCCCAACGTGAGCGCGCAGACCCTCGAATACGCGTTGCGCCGCCAGTCCGAGATGGCGCTGCGCCACTACCTCACCGAGGTGCATTACCTCGGCGGCGAGTTGTCGCTGTCGGGTGGCCTGGTGGGCATGTCGGCGGAACTGGTCGCACTCGCGAAGAGTTCGCCCGACACCAACGTGCACCGCCAGGACGAGCCCTATCGCCTGGCCCTGACCGGCATGTACGCACGCCTGGCCGCCACGCTCAAGGACCTGACCGGCGGCGATGCCGCGCGCCATGCGGTGGCGCCGCAGAACGCCTACCTGCTGGCCGAGGATTTCCTGGCCGACCTGCGCACCATCGAAGCCTCGCTGGTGGCCAACCACGGCGCGCCGCTGGCCGCGGCCCGCCTGCATCCGCTGATCCGCGCGGTCGAAGTGTTCGGCTTCCACCTGGCCACGGTCGACCTGCGCCAGAGTTCGGACAAGCACGAGGAAGTGGTGGCCGAACTGCTGGCGGTGGCACGCGTGGAATCCAGTTATTCCGCGCTCGACGAAATGGCCAAGCGCGAACTGCTGCTGCGCCTGTTGAACGACGCGCGGCCGCTGCGCGTGGTCGGGGCGGCCTATTCGGACCACACGCAACACGAAATCGCCATCTTCGAGACAGCCCGCACCGTGCGGGCGCGCTACGGCGCGCAGGCGATCCGCCACTACATCATCAGCCACACCGAGACGGTGAGCGACCTGCTGGAAGTGCTGCTGCTGCAGAAGGAAGTCGGCCTGATGCACGGCACGCTGGACCAGAAGGCAACGAACGACCTGATCGTCGTGCCGCTGTTCGAAACCATCGAAGACCTGCGCAATGCCGCGCCGATCATGCGCGAGTTCTATGCCTTGCCCGGCATCGCCAAACTGGTGCAGCGCAGCGGCGCCGAGCAGGACATCATGCTGGGCTATTCCGACAGCAACAAGGACGGCGGCATCTTCACCAGCAACTGGGAGCTGTACCGCGCCGAGATCGCGCTGGTCGACCTGTTCGACGAGTTGGCCAACAGCCATAACATCACGCTGCGCATGTTCCACGGCCGCGGCGGCACGGTGGGCCGCGGCGGCGGCCCGAGCTACCAGGCCATCCTGGCCCAGCCGCCGGGCACGGTGCGCGGCCAGATCCGGCTCACCGAGCAGGGCGAAGTCATCGGCTCCAAATACGCCAACCCGGAGATCGGCCGGCGCAACCTGGAAACCCTGGTGGCGGCCACGCTGGAGGCCACGCTGCTGCAGCCGACCAAGCCCGCGACGCCGGCTTTCCTGAAGGCGGCGGCCGCACTGTCGGACGCCAGCATGGCGGCTTACCGCGCGCTGGTCTATGAGACGCCCGGCTTCACCTCGTATTTCTTCGATTCCACACCGATACGGGAAATCGCCGAACTCAACATCGGCTCGCGCCCGGCCTCACGCAAGGCCACGCAGCGCATCGAGGACTTGCGCGCGATTCCCTGGGGCTTCAGCTGGGGCCAGTGCCGTCTGGCATTGCCGGGCTGGTTCGGCTTCGGTTCCGCCGTGGAAGCCTTGCTCAACGAAAATGGCCCCTCGGGCAGGAAGGAAGCGCTGGCCGTGCTACAAAAAATGTACCGCCAGTGGCCATTCTTCAGCACCTTGCTGAGCAACATGGACATGGTGCTGGCCAAGAGCGACCTGGCCCTGGCCTCGCGTTATGCCGAACTCGTGGCCGATGCGCGCCAGCGCAAGAAGATCTTCCAGGCGATCGAGGCCGAATGGCACCGCACGGCGAATGCGCTGGTGCTGATCACCGGCGAAAAACAACGGCTGTCGGGCAATGCGGCGCTGCAGCGCTCGATCCGCCATCGCTTCCCCTACATCGATCCGCTGCACCACCTGCAGATCGAACTGGTGCGGCGTTACCGCGCGGGGCAGGGCGACCAGCGGGTGCAGACCGGCATCCACATCTCTATCAACGGCATCGCCGCCGGCCTGCGCAACACGGGCTGATGTCACCGGGAGCGGGCGGGCCCTCTGCAATAATGAAGCCAATAGCACTCGCAAACCCCCTTGGCTTTCGTTCGCCAGTGTGCTTGCGCAGCCGGATTCGTTTTTGATTGGAGCCTTCATGTTGATTCAACCGGTCGTTCTTTCCGGCGGTTCGGGCACACGCCTGTGGCCACTGTCGCGCGAAAAGTACCCCAAGCAGTTGCTGCCGCTGATCGGCGCAGACTCGCTGCTGCAGGCGACCGTGCGCCGGCTCGAGGGCCTGGGCGCGGGTGAGCTCGCACCGCCGATGGTGGTGTGCAACGAGGAATACCGCTTCGTCATCGCCGAACAGCTGCGCCTGATGGGCCAGCCCGGCACCATCGTCCTGGAGCCCACGGGCCGCAACACCGCGCCGGCCTTGACGCTGGCCGCGCTGGCGGCCAGGCGTGACGGCACCGATCCGGTGCTGCTGGTGATGCCGGCCGACCACGTGATCCTCGACACGGCCGCCTTCCAGGCCGTGGTGCGCCAGGGCGCGGCGCTGGCCGCCGAAGGTGCGGTCGTGACCTTCGGCATCACCGCCGACACACCGGAGACCGGCTACGGCTACATCCAGTCCGGCGCGGCCTTCGGCGGCGGTGACGGCAGCGCCAAGCTCATCGCGCGTTTCGTCGAGAAGCCCGACCTGGCCACGGCCCAGAGTTACCTCGACGCCGGCACCTATGCCTGGAACAGCGGTCTGTTCATGGTGCGTGCCTCCGTCTGGCTGGCCGCCATCGGCGCCTGCCGCCAGGACATTCTCGAAGCCTGCCAGACCGCCTGGGACGCGGGCAAGACCGACGGCGAATTCGTGCGGGTCGGCAAGGAAGCCTTCGGCACCTGCCCGAGCGACTCGATCGACTACGCGGTGATGGAGCGCATCGCCAGCGCCGATGGCGGCAAACTGCCGCCGGGCGTGGTGATCGGCCTGTCGGCCGGCTGGTCCGACGTGGGCGCCTGGGATGCGCTGTGGCAGGTGCTGCCGAAAGACGACGCCGGCAACGTGGCGCAGGGCGACGTGCTGCTGCAGGACTGCACGAATACGCTGGCGCTGTCCGAAGGCCGGCTAATCGCCTGCGTGGGCGTGGAGAACATGGTCGTCGTCGAGACCGCCGATGCCATCCTGGTCGCGCACAAGGACAAGACGCAGGACGTGAAGAAGATCGTCGATCAGCTGAAGAAGA of the Rhodoferax koreense genome contains:
- a CDS encoding uroporphyrinogen-III C-methyltransferase produces the protein MNAEFPIEPAAAPAAAASAPATQPIGSTADAPAARKAASSSGGRGLVWGVGLIAVLSLAGNALLWQKLATIQEHLARQSADAGAQAVEARTMARQAQDLARDTAARQAVSDARLSEATLQRGQLEELMQSLSRSRDENLVVDLESALRLAQQQAQLTGSVEPLLAALKTADDRIVRAANPRLAPLQRAIAHDTDRIKAASVTDTPGLLVKLDDLVRQVDDLPTLNAFLPLGPGGNGTVPAPPPVPAVWWHRALDVVYQEARKLLRVSRIDRPEAALLSPEQTFFLRENLKLKLLNARLGLLARQMESARSDLAAANAMLNKYFDPAARKTQATSGLLSQVQAQMKAVELPQVDETLAALATAAAGR
- a CDS encoding uroporphyrinogen-III synthase, with protein sequence MPVRVIVTRPQHDAERWVAELQARGIGAEALPLIDIRPATDPHPVHTAWRQLASYQAAMFVSGNAVQHFYASNRAVAGINPAPAAIDTRAWATGPGTLAALHQAGVDPALIDAPAASAGQFDSEALWQIVGPQVVAGSRVLIVRGGAPGGESAGRNWFARQLDAAGAQVDFVVAYERHPPQWTPAQAQRARQAARDGSVWLLSSSEAIGHLAQRMPADTLAGARAVATHPRIAQAAYEAGFGVVCESRPTLDDVVASIESLA
- the ppc gene encoding phosphoenolpyruvate carboxylase, yielding MRSAFHLLGRRCAGRRRSRSTPALQPSQEASRMTTADQDSGAKRAPNSPSGTSTNANAASPARPGARAKDNERPLVEDIRLLGRILGDVIREQEGVAAFELIEQVRKLSVAFRRDADAEADKALKKLLKGLSGDQTVSVIRAFTYFSHLANLAEDRHHIRRRAVHERAGDTQEGSIEVALARLRWAGISPKTIAQTLAHSYVAPVLTAHPTEVQRKSILDAERDIAQLLVTRDEIKTRAALSGGGKDAVTPRELAANEAQLRARVMQLWQTRLLRMSKLTVIDEIENALSYYESTFLREIPRLYADLERELGNQPVHSFLRMGQWIGGDRDGNPNVSAQTLEYALRRQSEMALRHYLTEVHYLGGELSLSGGLVGMSAELVALAKSSPDTNVHRQDEPYRLALTGMYARLAATLKDLTGGDAARHAVAPQNAYLLAEDFLADLRTIEASLVANHGAPLAAARLHPLIRAVEVFGFHLATVDLRQSSDKHEEVVAELLAVARVESSYSALDEMAKRELLLRLLNDARPLRVVGAAYSDHTQHEIAIFETARTVRARYGAQAIRHYIISHTETVSDLLEVLLLQKEVGLMHGTLDQKATNDLIVVPLFETIEDLRNAAPIMREFYALPGIAKLVQRSGAEQDIMLGYSDSNKDGGIFTSNWELYRAEIALVDLFDELANSHNITLRMFHGRGGTVGRGGGPSYQAILAQPPGTVRGQIRLTEQGEVIGSKYANPEIGRRNLETLVAATLEATLLQPTKPATPAFLKAAAALSDASMAAYRALVYETPGFTSYFFDSTPIREIAELNIGSRPASRKATQRIEDLRAIPWGFSWGQCRLALPGWFGFGSAVEALLNENGPSGRKEALAVLQKMYRQWPFFSTLLSNMDMVLAKSDLALASRYAELVADARQRKKIFQAIEAEWHRTANALVLITGEKQRLSGNAALQRSIRHRFPYIDPLHHLQIELVRRYRAGQGDQRVQTGIHISINGIAAGLRNTG
- a CDS encoding mannose-1-phosphate guanylyltransferase/mannose-6-phosphate isomerase, with the translated sequence MLIQPVVLSGGSGTRLWPLSREKYPKQLLPLIGADSLLQATVRRLEGLGAGELAPPMVVCNEEYRFVIAEQLRLMGQPGTIVLEPTGRNTAPALTLAALAARRDGTDPVLLVMPADHVILDTAAFQAVVRQGAALAAEGAVVTFGITADTPETGYGYIQSGAAFGGGDGSAKLIARFVEKPDLATAQSYLDAGTYAWNSGLFMVRASVWLAAIGACRQDILEACQTAWDAGKTDGEFVRVGKEAFGTCPSDSIDYAVMERIASADGGKLPPGVVIGLSAGWSDVGAWDALWQVLPKDDAGNVAQGDVLLQDCTNTLALSEGRLIACVGVENMVVVETADAILVAHKDKTQDVKKIVDQLKKNKRSEGQLHRKVFRPWGWYDSVDHGARFQVKRIVVKPGGTLSLQMHHHRAEHWIVVSGTAKVTRGEETYLVSENESTYIPLGTTHRLENPGRVPLEMIEVQSGSYLGEDDIVRFEDVYGR
- the hemC gene encoding hydroxymethylbilane synthase, which encodes MSSSPSLRIVIATRESRLALWQAEHVRSLLAKLGHQVELLGMTTRGDQILDRSLSKVGGKGLFVKELEVALEEGRADIAVHSLKDVPMDLPEGFVLACVMEREDPRDAFVSNRYATLAAVPDGGVIGTSSLRRTVLLRALRPDLRIEPLRGNLDTRLRKLDEGQYDGIVLAAAGLIRLGLAERIRAVFDPVAMRPAAGQGALGIEVRADRQDLIEALAPLAHAPTWQAVTAERAVSRGMGGSCSMPLAAFAQWDGTALQLDAAWGATEGPGPLVMATGRATVTNVADADALGQEVVARLRAGGAH
- a CDS encoding Rne/Rng family ribonuclease, whose amino-acid sequence is MKRMLINATQAEERRLAIVDGQKLLDYEIEIEGREQRKGNIYKAVVTRVEPSLEACFVDYGEDRHGFLPFKEISKQYFTQGVPVNQARISDVIREGQELLVQVEKEERGNKGAALTTFVSLAGRYVVLMPNNPRGGGVSRRIEGDDRAELKEAMDQLEYPNGMSIIARTAGIGRSAPELQWDLNYLLKLWSAIDGAGKGGKGAFLIYQESSLVIRAIRDYFNHDIGDILIDTDDVYEQAQQFMAHVMPEHAARVKRYRDDAPLFSRFQIEHQIESAYARTVQLPSGGAIVIDHTEALVSVDVNSARSIRGGDIEETATRTNLEAAEEVARQMRLRDLGGLIVIDFIDMEESRNRRDVENRLRDALRQDRARVQFGTISKFGLMEMSRQRLRPALSEGASIPCPRCGGSGHIRDTESSALQILRIIQEESLKDNTASVLCQVPVDVASFLLNEKRTEIAKIELKQRINVLMVPNKTLETPNYKLERLKHDDPRLDHIEASYKMADEIDDATSVTRRSQEPTNKQTPVIKGVLPDAPAPVAVPKPVAEVAAPAPAPVVAPPAPAPAETGFFGWIKGLFGVKPAPAPAPVVAAPPAPAAKTEEKREGRDGRGNREGGREGGAGRSRGGRGGREEVEGRGGRGGRGGAPRDGESRELREPREPREPREGQERGAARNGAERPPRGDRPERGERGERNERPAPVAGEEGQTGRGGRGRGERRPRQDAETANLAPEALAQGQAGQDAAAASVEGASQEARPERAPRQPGERGERPEGRERGERGGRGGRGSRGERGPREEGQPGRERNEARTDGGQELSAEAPAAAERVDAEPAARPERPSYFAVAAASTAAAPSAQPEAAVNAADGGERVETAEGAEPQRREKRSRDRYGRDRKDRAPREGADAEGASAPAAFVPNEVALAAEPAAPVAAPAPVQAAPVAASAPAPAPVAAPVATPAPAVAASSLPKAQAFVLPLVELAEVAQSSGLQWVGTDAERAAAVQAAIAAEPKPVHVPRERPPAIVVQNEPLVMVETKRNLSDMQLPF
- a CDS encoding heme biosynthesis protein HemY, with amino-acid sequence MRAIAWLLALFAAAVAVALFAGDNQGTVTLFWPPYRVDLSLNLVLLLLVGSFVVLHLALRALAALFSMPQQARRWRVQQRERAMHASLLDALSHLLAGRFLRARKAAEAALGQEQALTASGHHLAHADKLRAMSHLVTAESAQALQDRATRDEHLLLAIDNTAQRDAQETREGVQLRAARWALSDRDAHAALQWLDALPQGAARRTLALRARLKAARLARQTMNALETARLLAKHRAFSQDGAQSLLRNLAMELINDAHDPAQLQRAWGQLDSAERQMPEVAIHAAQRLAALQGDVAQARQWLLPIWERRMAQPEAWSESQSIKLIRALEAGFAASEDPIDLPWLHRIEAAQQRHGRDANLQYLAGMACLRHQLWGKAQQLLTQSVQNLQDTGLQRSAWRALATLAEQREDEAAAREAYKRAATV